The following are encoded together in the Flavihumibacter fluvii genome:
- a CDS encoding dipeptidase produces MTRFPYLGLFLFMALPLFSNAQKNLHEHAIVVDTHNDVLSSVTLRGLNIEEDLSGKTHTDLARFRKGGIDVQVFSIFCDEQYGPGQAFNYALREIDSLDAIAARNPDKMMLVNSYADLKKAVRNHKLAAMKGVEGGHMIEDKLSNLDSLYNRGARYLTLTWNNSTSWASSAWDETKMDQGKPVGISKKGLNDFGKQVVERMNQLGMLVDLSHVGVQTFYDAIAVTKKPVLVSHSCAYALCPVPRNLRDDQILAIGKNGGVIHLNFYSGFLDSTYNRKQAAFMQRHQPELDSLKQLKWPEYEIAGWLGKKHPAEVDSLRPSMNILLDHLDHIVKLIGVDHVGLGSDFDGIESAPQDLDGVEDMPIITSALIVRGYSNADIKKILGGNFLRILKAAEKHL; encoded by the coding sequence ATGACGCGTTTTCCGTATTTAGGACTTTTTCTCTTTATGGCGCTCCCGCTTTTTTCCAATGCCCAGAAAAACCTGCATGAGCATGCAATTGTGGTTGATACCCACAATGATGTTTTATCATCGGTCACACTCCGTGGCCTGAATATTGAAGAAGACCTTTCCGGAAAAACCCATACCGACCTGGCCAGGTTTCGAAAAGGGGGAATTGATGTACAGGTTTTTTCCATCTTTTGTGATGAACAGTATGGACCCGGCCAGGCTTTTAATTACGCTCTCCGGGAAATTGATTCCTTAGATGCCATCGCCGCCAGGAACCCTGATAAAATGATGCTGGTAAATAGTTATGCCGATCTTAAAAAAGCGGTCCGGAACCATAAACTGGCTGCTATGAAAGGTGTTGAAGGCGGACATATGATTGAAGATAAACTCAGTAATCTTGATAGCCTTTATAACAGGGGGGCAAGGTATTTGACCCTTACCTGGAATAATTCAACCTCCTGGGCCAGCTCTGCATGGGATGAGACGAAAATGGACCAGGGTAAGCCAGTGGGCATTTCAAAGAAAGGACTCAACGATTTCGGAAAGCAGGTAGTAGAAAGAATGAACCAGCTCGGCATGCTTGTAGATTTAAGCCATGTTGGCGTCCAGACCTTTTATGATGCAATTGCTGTTACAAAAAAACCCGTACTCGTTTCACACAGTTGTGCATATGCACTTTGTCCCGTTCCCCGCAACCTCAGGGATGACCAGATCCTGGCAATTGGAAAAAACGGTGGCGTAATCCACCTTAATTTTTATTCTGGATTCCTGGACAGTACTTACAACAGAAAACAAGCCGCGTTCATGCAAAGACATCAACCGGAACTCGATTCATTGAAACAATTGAAATGGCCTGAATATGAAATTGCTGGCTGGCTTGGAAAAAAACACCCGGCAGAAGTTGATTCACTTCGGCCTTCAATGAATATTTTACTGGATCACCTGGACCATATTGTTAAACTTATTGGGGTTGACCATGTTGGACTGGGTTCTGATTTTGATGGAATTGAATCTGCTCCACAGGATCTTGATGGCGTAGAAGATATGCCCATCATAACCTCTGCGCTGATCGTTCGCGGTTATTCTAATGCAGATATCAAAAAAATATTAGGTGGGAATTTTTTGCGGATCCTAAAAGCTGCTGAAAAGCATTTATGA